One Campylobacter sp. RM16192 genomic region harbors:
- a CDS encoding DNA-directed RNA polymerase subunit alpha — protein sequence MKKITTSAYMPTEISVESISENVARITAYPFETGYAVTLAHPLRRLLYSSTVGFAATGVKIEGVAHEFDSMRGMLEDVAQFIINLKNLRFKLKNDSEKEIVEYSFKGPKEISGKDLGNDLVEIVNPDAYLATINEDAELKFSIIIQKGIGYVPSEEIREEMEDDYIALDAFFTPVKKAVYELQNVLVEDNPDYEKIVFTVTTDGQVGAIEAFKHAIEAMYHQMSVFKGVLDIDISAQTSGAMASGEHTKLLQSVEDLNLSARSFNCLDRADVRFIGELALMDENELRDLKNLGKKSLEEIKAVMEEIGYPIGGNALGNGKDQLKKKIAELKSQTSPKE from the coding sequence ATGAAAAAGATTACTACATCAGCTTATATGCCTACCGAAATTTCGGTAGAGAGTATAAGCGAAAATGTTGCTAGAATAACAGCCTATCCATTTGAGACAGGTTATGCGGTGACTTTAGCTCACCCTCTTCGTCGTCTTCTTTATAGCAGCACCGTAGGATTTGCTGCTACAGGCGTTAAGATAGAGGGTGTTGCGCACGAGTTTGATTCTATGCGCGGTATGCTTGAAGATGTTGCTCAGTTCATTATAAATTTAAAGAATTTGCGCTTCAAGCTTAAAAATGACTCTGAAAAAGAGATTGTGGAGTATTCTTTTAAAGGGCCAAAAGAGATAAGCGGTAAAGATCTTGGCAATGATTTGGTTGAGATTGTAAATCCTGATGCTTATTTGGCTACTATAAATGAAGATGCTGAGCTTAAATTTTCGATCATTATACAAAAAGGTATAGGTTATGTTCCTAGCGAAGAGATTCGTGAAGAGATGGAAGATGACTATATAGCTCTTGATGCTTTCTTTACGCCAGTAAAAAAGGCTGTGTATGAGTTGCAAAATGTTTTGGTTGAAGACAACCCAGATTATGAAAAGATAGTTTTTACAGTTACTACCGATGGTCAGGTTGGTGCAATAGAAGCATTTAAGCATGCCATTGAGGCTATGTATCACCAAATGTCTGTATTTAAAGGCGTTTTGGATATTGATATCTCTGCACAGACTAGTGGAGCTATGGCTTCAGGTGAGCATACTAAACTTCTTCAAAGTGTTGAAGATTTAAATTTAAGCGCTAGAAGCTTTAACTGCCTTGATAGAGCAGATGTTAGATTTATCGGTGAGCTTGCTTTAATGGATGAAAATGAGCTGAGAGATCTTAAAAATCTAGGTAAAAAATCTCTTGAAGAGATAAAAGCCGTAATGGAAGAGATTGGATATCCTATCGGAGGCAATGCTTTAGGCAACGGTAAAGATCAGCTTAAAAAGAAGATTGCTGAGCTAAAATCACAAACCAGCCCAAAAGAATAA
- the rplQ gene encoding 50S ribosomal protein L17 → MRHKHGYRKLGRTASHRSALLKNMAIAIIKSEKIETTLPKAKELRSYIEKLITRARKGDSNAHRAVFASLQDKETTNKLVTEVAPKFVGRNGGYTRIVKTRIRRGDAAEMAYIELVSE, encoded by the coding sequence ATGAGACATAAACATGGTTATAGAAAATTAGGTAGAACGGCATCTCATCGTTCTGCATTGCTTAAAAATATGGCAATTGCGATAATAAAAAGTGAAAAGATTGAGACCACTCTACCAAAAGCAAAAGAGCTTAGAAGCTATATCGAAAAGCTTATCACAAGAGCTAGAAAAGGCGATAGCAACGCTCACAGAGCAGTTTTTGCAAGCCTTCAAGACAAAGAGACTACAAACAAGCTTGTTACCGAAGTAGCTCCTAAATTTGTAGGACGCAACGGCGGCTATACAAGAATAGTAAAAACTCGCATTAGACGTGGCGATGCAGCTGAAATGGCTTATATAGAGCTAGTTAGCGAATAA
- a CDS encoding ABC transporter permease: MKEIFKKSILILAVFAIWHTVCELEIFTAYILPSPIVTFKTMFNMTLSGELVTHTLISFKRIFTGYALAFALALILGGIAVLLPKISVYYEWILEFFRNIPPLSLIAILVLWFGINEAPKIIIIILASFFPMFLSISKGLTNCDIKLIEVGKIFGFSKFEIFYKIILKSALKDIFVGMRIGFGYAMRAIIGAEMIAASSGLGYLILDAEELSRADRIFVGIFTIGVCGVLIDRIFLFLIAKFRVLRGE; this comes from the coding sequence TTGAAGGAAATTTTTAAAAAGAGCATTTTGATCCTTGCTGTGTTTGCTATTTGGCACACTGTTTGCGAGCTTGAAATTTTTACGGCTTATATCCTGCCAAGTCCGATCGTCACCTTTAAAACTATGTTTAATATGACGCTAAGCGGCGAGTTGGTTACGCACACGCTCATTAGCTTTAAGCGCATTTTTACAGGCTACGCTCTTGCTTTTGCGCTGGCGCTTATTCTTGGTGGCATAGCGGTACTTCTGCCTAAGATCAGCGTTTATTACGAGTGGATTTTGGAGTTTTTTAGAAACATTCCTCCGCTTAGCTTGATTGCGATTTTGGTGCTTTGGTTTGGCATTAACGAGGCTCCAAAGATAATCATCATCATCCTTGCGTCGTTTTTCCCGATGTTTTTAAGCATTTCAAAAGGGCTAACGAACTGCGATATTAAGCTCATTGAAGTCGGTAAAATTTTTGGTTTTAGCAAATTTGAAATTTTTTACAAAATCATTCTAAAAAGCGCACTTAAAGACATTTTTGTCGGAATGCGTATCGGCTTTGGCTACGCTATGAGAGCCATCATTGGAGCGGAGATGATCGCAGCCTCAAGCGGACTTGGCTATCTTATCCTTGACGCAGAAGAGCTTTCGCGCGCGGATAGGATATTTGTGGGTATATTTACGATCGGAGTTTGTGGGGTGCTTATTGATCGGATATTTTTGTTTTTGATAGCCAAATTTAGAGTTTTGCGAGGCGAATAA
- a CDS encoding ABC transporter ATP-binding protein encodes MIEISNLSKYFFIHGKRLDVIKNLNLTIKKDKITVVLGRSGCGKTTLLRLIAGLESLSAGEIRIKNEAKIGFVFQEARLMPFLNVYENIVFSLKKHEINEAKIDDLISMIGLNDFKFASPSQLSGGMSSRVALARVLAYEANLILMDEPFAALDAFTRASMQAEILKIQAGKTILFVTHNIDEALFLADEIILLEKGGIKSSYDLSNLARPRDLLCDDVIRLKREILAHI; translated from the coding sequence ATGATAGAAATCTCAAATTTATCCAAGTATTTTTTCATCCACGGCAAGCGCCTTGACGTCATAAAAAATTTAAATTTAACCATCAAAAAAGATAAGATCACCGTCGTGCTTGGCAGGAGTGGTTGTGGTAAAACAACTCTTTTAAGGCTTATTGCCGGGCTTGAGAGCCTAAGTGCAGGCGAGATCAGGATCAAAAATGAAGCCAAAATCGGCTTTGTCTTTCAAGAAGCGCGCCTTATGCCGTTTTTAAACGTCTATGAAAATATCGTTTTTTCGCTCAAAAAGCATGAGATTAACGAGGCTAAAATTGATGATCTCATATCGATGATAGGGCTTAACGACTTTAAATTCGCCTCTCCTTCGCAGCTTTCAGGCGGCATGTCCTCTCGCGTCGCTCTTGCACGAGTGCTTGCGTATGAGGCGAATTTGATCCTTATGGATGAGCCTTTTGCGGCGCTTGATGCCTTTACGAGGGCCAGTATGCAAGCTGAAATTTTAAAGATACAAGCCGGCAAAACCATCCTTTTTGTAACTCACAATATCGATGAAGCGCTATTTTTGGCAGACGAGATCATCTTGCTTGAAAAAGGCGGTATCAAATCAAGCTACGATCTATCAAATTTAGCTAGGCCCAGAGACTTGCTTTGTGATGATGTGATAAGGCTAAAGCGCGAAATTTTAGCTCACATTTAG